Within Candidatus Methylomirabilota bacterium, the genomic segment GGGCTACGCGGCCCAGATCCAGGGCCTCGAGAGGGAGATCCAGACCGAGGGCACCAAGAAGCAGGCCGAGCTGGCCAAGATGGACGCCGCCATCAAGGCGCTCCAGGACGAGCTCGACAAGCAGGCGGCGGTGCTGAGCCCGGAGGCGGCCGAGCGCAAGCGCCAGGACATCGTGAAGAAGACCCGCGATCGCCAGGCGTACGTCGAGGACGGCCAGCAGGAGCTGCAGCGCATGCGGGAACAGGCCGAGCAGAAGGCCCAGGGCCTGAACAACGAGTTCCAGCAGAAGATCAAGCCCCACATCGATGCCGTGGCCAAGGAGAAGGGGATCGACATCATCCTCACGAGCCAGGTCGCGTTGACGCTGAACCGGGAGTTCGACATCTCGCGCGACGTGATCACCAAGGCCGACGCCGCCGAGCGCGCCGCCCAGGCCGCGAAACCCGCCGCCCCCAAGCCCGCCGCCGCCGCGCCCCCCGCGGGCACGCCGCCGCCCACCGCGCCGGCGCCCAAGCCGACGCCGACCCCGACCCCGAGCCCACAGCCGTAGGTGGAGCCGGCCGCCGCCCCCGCGATCGACGTCGCCGGCCTGGTCCGCCAGATTCCCACCCAGTACCCGTTCGTGCTGGTGGACCGGGTCGTGGAGCACGATCCCGGCGGGCGGCTGGTGGCGATCAAGAACGTCACCGGCTCGGAGGAGTTCTTCGAGGGCCACTTCCCTGGCGCCCCGGTCATGCCGGGTGTGCTGCTCATGGAGAGTCTGGCCCAGGCGGCGGGGATCTGGCTGCTGAACAACGCGCCGGACCCGCGCGGCCTCG encodes:
- a CDS encoding OmpH family outer membrane protein, yielding GYAAQIQGLEREIQTEGTKKQAELAKMDAAIKALQDELDKQAAVLSPEAAERKRQDIVKKTRDRQAYVEDGQQELQRMREQAEQKAQGLNNEFQQKIKPHIDAVAKEKGIDIILTSQVALTLNREFDISRDVITKADAAERAAQAAKPAAPKPAAAAPPAGTPPPTAPAPKPTPTPTPSPQP